The Candidatus Thermodiscus eudorianus genome has a segment encoding these proteins:
- a CDS encoding ZPR1-type zinc finger protein has translation MPRKKKKDPFVCPKCGTRVNEPVKTWTIVSPIPDKYGRITVTIMASFVCPNCGYKWRDAIKKIKTGGDEAPGREDEKREEGTIIEIDLSDLDEIE, from the coding sequence TTGCCTAGAAAAAAGAAGAAGGACCCCTTCGTCTGCCCCAAGTGTGGAACTAGGGTCAACGAGCCCGTGAAGACGTGGACAATAGTATCTCCCATACCGGACAAGTACGGTAGAATAACGGTGACTATCATGGCAAGCTTCGTCTGTCCCAACTGCGGTTACAAGTGGAGGGACGCTATCAAGAAGATAAAAACTGGAGGTGATGAAGCTCCGGGGAGAGAGGATGAGAAGCGAGAGGAAGGTACTATTATTGAGATCGACCTATCCGATCTAGACGAAATAGAGTAG
- the guaA gene encoding glutamine-hydrolyzing GMP synthase: protein MIDPCPPEAAATRGGYRVGEGGFARRHLLRIMVKNNPQTSTPGLTGALAGMDRVAVVDFGGQYAHLISRRLRELNVYTELVYPEDVTRALDDYAGFILSGGPSSVWQARHDRIARAVVDSGKHVLGICYGHQLLAKVLGGTVGPSPKPEFGPTLVRILDSREILDGFPPRVRVWMSHNDAVLDAPPGVRVAATSEGSPVAAMWVDHVYSVQWHPEVKHSELGRELLSNWVRIAGIKREWHPGNMIDALVREVKGIIGEERAIAAVSGGVDSTVATVIAHRAIGENLIPVLIDHGFHPEGEVQRVTRFLRSIGVNVQVVDASEDFLNNLEGIGDPEEKRKIFGSIYARVFEDLARESGAKYLVQGTIYPDIIESGARKGADVIKSHHNVAGLPEKFGLKLVEPLRFFYKDEVRVIAKRLGLPDELVYKQPIPGPGLAVRVEGAINRKLVEIARRANSIVVDEVEKAGIASRLWQYFAIVTRSRATGVKGDRRAYGLVVAIRMVTSDDAMTAEAYRVDWNVLERIVNRITSEIPEVVRVVYDVTSKPPATIEWE from the coding sequence ATGATAGACCCGTGCCCGCCCGAGGCCGCGGCAACCCGCGGGGGATATCGTGTCGGTGAAGGCGGGTTTGCGCGTCGCCACCTCCTACGAATAATGGTTAAAAATAACCCCCAGACTAGTACCCCGGGTCTAACCGGTGCACTAGCTGGTATGGATCGCGTCGCAGTCGTAGACTTCGGCGGCCAATACGCTCACCTAATATCTAGAAGGCTACGAGAACTTAACGTCTATACTGAGTTGGTATATCCCGAGGACGTAACTAGGGCGCTCGACGACTATGCGGGCTTCATCCTCAGCGGCGGCCCTTCAAGTGTATGGCAAGCGAGGCACGACAGGATAGCCAGGGCCGTAGTGGACTCGGGTAAACACGTCTTAGGGATCTGTTATGGACACCAGTTGCTCGCCAAAGTACTTGGTGGGACTGTGGGTCCCTCTCCTAAGCCGGAGTTCGGCCCTACACTAGTCAGGATACTCGACAGTAGAGAGATACTGGACGGGTTCCCGCCTAGGGTTAGGGTTTGGATGAGCCATAATGATGCCGTCTTAGACGCACCTCCCGGGGTGAGAGTGGCTGCTACAAGTGAGGGGAGTCCCGTCGCGGCCATGTGGGTTGACCACGTTTATAGCGTTCAGTGGCATCCCGAAGTCAAGCATAGCGAGCTAGGCAGAGAATTGCTATCTAACTGGGTTAGGATAGCCGGGATCAAGCGAGAGTGGCATCCAGGCAATATGATAGACGCGTTAGTTAGAGAGGTTAAAGGGATCATCGGCGAGGAGAGGGCTATAGCCGCTGTGAGCGGCGGAGTAGATTCTACGGTAGCAACGGTTATAGCGCATAGAGCTATAGGCGAGAACTTGATCCCAGTACTCATTGACCACGGGTTTCACCCTGAAGGAGAGGTCCAAAGGGTTACGCGTTTCCTAAGGAGTATCGGGGTTAACGTCCAGGTGGTAGACGCCTCGGAGGACTTCCTTAACAATCTAGAGGGGATCGGGGACCCCGAGGAGAAGCGAAAGATCTTTGGCAGCATATATGCTAGGGTGTTTGAAGACTTGGCAAGGGAATCGGGGGCTAAATACCTGGTTCAAGGCACCATCTACCCTGATATAATAGAGTCGGGAGCTCGGAAGGGGGCGGACGTCATAAAGAGCCATCACAACGTGGCTGGTTTGCCCGAGAAGTTTGGCTTGAAGCTGGTCGAGCCCCTTAGATTCTTTTACAAGGACGAGGTCCGGGTTATTGCCAAGAGGCTCGGACTACCGGACGAGTTGGTCTATAAGCAGCCTATACCGGGTCCCGGCTTGGCGGTCCGCGTGGAGGGCGCCATAAACAGGAAGCTGGTAGAGATCGCGAGGAGGGCTAACTCTATTGTAGTCGATGAAGTCGAGAAAGCAGGAATCGCGTCTAGACTCTGGCAATACTTCGCTATAGTAACTAGATCCAGGGCGACCGGGGTTAAGGGGGATCGCAGAGCATACGGTCTCGTCGTGGCTATACGCATGGTTACTAGCGATGATGCAATGACCGCCGAGGCCTACCGGGTCGATTGGAATGTGCTTGAGAGGATCGTGAATAGGATAACCTCTGAGATACCAGAGGTTGTACGTGTTGTTTACGATGTCACTAGTAAGCCTCCGGCCACTATAGAATGGGAATAG
- a CDS encoding leucyl aminopeptidase family protein — MIYTSPPDIKKLVDDPFKTGDTKPIIVPVLQEDKKPVIKGYVEKLDEMSGGLVSKASESLFKAGRGEIHTLLVDGRVVYLVGVGDKADHESYRRALAKSAKQVLDKYEEVVLVLEDIADSDVASEALLGFLLGSYTLEYFKSEKKNKLKVVHYAGDVDETYVRALAEAVFLARDVANAPPNDLYPERLAEKVKELFSKTPNVEVEVFDYEKLVKEGFGGIVNVGSGSSFKPRLIILHYKGSGGEDSSGKIALVGKTLVFDAGGIQVKPGHTMTDMYADKAGGAAVLGIIWAASKLGLNIDLYGLLSAAINTLDGEAYLPSYVIKMWDGTRVDVGHTDAEGRLVIADAISYAAKELNADIIIDLATLTGAAVVALGPLMAALFTKDKELEEAFKEASEKTGELLWPLPMADVYKPLLTKNARLGDISNVGGRWGGAIYGALFLERFSHGKRFVHLDIAGPGIGGGEAASIAPDYWPGRHAPGYGVRLVLEVLRRLKRAEE, encoded by the coding sequence ATGATATACACGTCTCCGCCTGATATAAAGAAGCTTGTAGACGACCCGTTCAAGACCGGTGATACGAAACCAATTATAGTACCGGTACTTCAGGAGGACAAGAAACCCGTTATCAAGGGGTACGTGGAGAAGCTCGATGAAATGTCAGGTGGCCTCGTCTCTAAAGCGAGTGAATCGCTCTTCAAAGCTGGTAGGGGCGAAATACACACTCTGCTCGTCGATGGCAGGGTAGTGTATCTAGTTGGTGTTGGAGACAAGGCTGACCACGAGTCGTATCGACGTGCCCTGGCAAAATCCGCCAAGCAGGTCCTGGATAAGTACGAGGAGGTTGTCCTCGTTCTGGAGGATATAGCCGATAGCGACGTGGCAAGCGAGGCCTTGCTCGGCTTCCTCCTAGGCTCATATACCCTGGAATACTTCAAGAGTGAGAAGAAGAATAAGCTGAAAGTAGTCCACTATGCTGGAGACGTGGATGAGACTTACGTAAGGGCGCTGGCCGAAGCCGTTTTCCTAGCTAGGGACGTTGCAAACGCTCCCCCAAACGATCTATACCCCGAGAGATTAGCTGAGAAGGTAAAGGAGCTCTTCTCGAAAACTCCTAACGTCGAGGTAGAAGTATTTGATTACGAGAAATTAGTCAAGGAGGGTTTCGGAGGCATAGTAAACGTAGGGAGCGGAAGCAGCTTCAAGCCCAGGTTAATAATACTACACTACAAGGGGAGCGGGGGAGAGGACAGCTCCGGCAAGATAGCGCTCGTAGGGAAAACCCTAGTCTTCGACGCAGGCGGAATTCAAGTCAAACCAGGGCACACGATGACTGACATGTACGCCGACAAAGCTGGTGGCGCAGCAGTCCTCGGAATCATATGGGCGGCCTCGAAGCTCGGGCTTAACATAGACCTCTATGGCCTCTTGAGTGCCGCCATCAATACCCTGGACGGAGAGGCGTACCTGCCGAGCTACGTAATCAAGATGTGGGATGGTACCCGGGTGGACGTAGGGCATACCGACGCCGAGGGCAGGCTTGTGATAGCCGACGCCATCTCCTACGCGGCGAAGGAATTGAACGCAGATATAATCATCGATCTAGCTACGCTCACCGGGGCCGCCGTAGTAGCGCTAGGACCATTAATGGCGGCTCTATTCACCAAGGACAAGGAACTCGAAGAAGCATTTAAAGAAGCCTCGGAGAAGACCGGAGAACTACTATGGCCGCTGCCGATGGCTGACGTCTACAAGCCGCTACTAACCAAGAACGCTAGGCTAGGCGATATAAGCAACGTCGGCGGTAGATGGGGCGGCGCTATATACGGAGCCCTGTTCCTGGAAAGATTCAGTCACGGGAAGAGATTCGTGCACCTAGACATAGCTGGCCCCGGAATAGGCGGTGGTGAGGCGGCGTCCATAGCACCAGATTACTGGCCCGGGCGGCACGCTCCCGGCTATGGAGTCCGCCTGGTCCTTGAGGTGTTAAGGAGGCTGAAGAGGGCGGAAGAGTAG
- a CDS encoding BtpA/SgcQ family protein produces MEESVGCETVLIFDTCKPIIGVVHLPPLPGSPAYKRRLYPGRIGRKWSIDEIYEYAVEEARKYQEAGFDAVIIENYGDMPYSMQANIGEAASMASIAREVARKVDIPVGINILRNSGYEALYAAYIARAGFVRVNSLCEYRIAVEGMLSPNLPALAKALSELNAYDALESGALSILADVNVKHSWPLLEKASLEDLVLECLSRAGFPIKGVIVTGARTGSVPSKDHVSRLKKALKGRDALLLVGSGITTENLGEYWRLADGFIVGTSVKLGGRTENVVSVDRAKKFIDVVKRYREVWPCTKSR; encoded by the coding sequence TTGGAAGAGTCTGTGGGGTGTGAGACCGTCTTGATCTTCGACACTTGCAAGCCCATCATAGGAGTCGTCCACCTACCCCCGCTACCGGGATCGCCAGCCTATAAGAGGAGGCTTTACCCTGGGCGTATTGGCCGCAAATGGAGTATCGACGAGATCTATGAATACGCCGTGGAGGAGGCAAGGAAGTACCAAGAGGCCGGATTCGACGCCGTTATAATAGAGAATTACGGCGACATGCCATACTCAATGCAGGCAAATATAGGCGAGGCCGCCTCCATGGCGTCCATTGCACGGGAGGTAGCTAGGAAAGTCGACATACCGGTGGGTATAAACATACTCCGTAACAGCGGGTACGAGGCCCTCTATGCCGCGTACATCGCCAGGGCAGGGTTCGTCCGAGTGAACAGCCTGTGCGAGTATAGGATCGCGGTTGAAGGCATGCTATCGCCAAACCTTCCTGCCCTCGCCAAGGCTCTTTCGGAGCTGAACGCCTACGACGCCTTAGAGTCGGGAGCGCTGAGTATACTGGCCGACGTAAACGTTAAGCACAGCTGGCCCCTTTTGGAGAAAGCGAGCTTGGAAGATCTAGTCCTGGAGTGCTTGTCGAGAGCTGGATTCCCGATAAAGGGTGTCATTGTAACTGGCGCACGGACAGGCAGTGTACCCTCCAAGGACCATGTGTCTCGGCTCAAAAAGGCGCTCAAGGGTAGGGACGCCTTGCTCCTCGTTGGGAGCGGGATTACCACGGAAAACCTCGGGGAGTATTGGAGGCTGGCGGACGGCTTCATCGTGGGGACCTCGGTTAAGCTAGGAGGCAGGACCGAGAACGTGGTGAGCGTGGATAGGGCCAAGAAGTTTATCGACGTCGTAAAGCGGTACCGGGAAGTGTGGCCCTGCACGAAATCGCGGTAG